In one Lolium rigidum isolate FL_2022 chromosome 3, APGP_CSIRO_Lrig_0.1, whole genome shotgun sequence genomic region, the following are encoded:
- the LOC124699860 gene encoding protein JINGUBANG-like — protein MGNHQKLLHFFRQDPACSPRSFSSSSTSVSDDDGHSCSSYATTDGDASPTTSRYASSTPPTPKSPWSHFPGLGSSTEPGATGLIASLVKEDGHVYSLAATGNVLYTGTDSRNVRVWRDNRELAGSFRTASGLVKAIVVAADGRIFTGHQDGKVRVWRADDAASPAAHRQVGSLPRLADYLRSAVNPAGYVHTERKGRKRAVWLRHSDAVSSLSLDEGAGLLYSASWDRTFKVWRVSDSKCLESVRAHDDAVNTVAAAGFDSVVFTGSADGTVKVWRREMSAKGGGATKHVLERVLREGESAVTAIAVSPEDRVVYVGSSDGLVTYWYWIDGEARYGGVLKGHKMAVMCLAVAGNVVVSGSADRTLCVWRRDGAEHVSLAVLAGHTGPVKCVAVDEEEPTGSRGDRRFVVYSGSLDGSVKVWRLSDAEAPVTEQTHAAPPQPLPVWRGQPAAPAAYAGAWAAYQTPELKRVEAA, from the coding sequence ATGGGCAACCACCAGAAGCTCCTCCACTTCTTCCGCCAAGACCCGGCCTGCTCGCCgaggtccttctcctcctcctcaacctccgtctccgacgacgacggccacAGCTGCTCCTCCTACGCCACCACGGACGGGGACGCCTCGCCCACCACGTCGCGCTACGCCTCCTCCACCCCGCCCACGCCAAAGTCGCCGTGGTCGCACTTCCCGGGCCTCGGCTCCTCCACCGAACCCGGCGCGACGGGCCTCATCGCGTCACTGGTCAAGGAGGACGGGCACGTCTACTCCCTGGCAGCCACCGGCAACGTCCTCTACACCGGCACCGACTCCCGCAACGTGCGCGTGTGGCGCGACAACCGCGAGCTCGCGGGATCCTTCCGGACGGCGAGCGGCCTCGTCAAGGCGATCGTCGTCGCAGCCGACGGCCGCATCTTCACCGGCCACCAGGACGGCAAGGTGCGCGTGTGGCGCGCGGACGACGCGGCAAGCCCCGCCGCGCACCGCCAGGTGGGCTCGCTCCCCAGGCTCGCCGACTACCTCCGGAGCGCCGTCAACCCGGCCGGCTACGTCCACACGGAGCGCAAGGGGCGCAAACGCGCGGTCTGGCTCCGGCACTCGGACGCCGTGTCCTCCCTCAGCCTCGACGAGGGCGCCGGGCTGCTCTACTCGGCGTCCTGGGACAGGACCTTCAAGGTGTGGCGCGTGTCCGACTCCAAGTGCCTCGAGTCCGTGCGCGCGCACGACGACGCCGTcaacaccgtcgccgccgccgggttCGACAGCGTCGTGTTCACCGGGTCCGCCGACGGGACCGTCAAGGTGTGGCGGCGGGAGATGTCCGCGAAGGGCGGCGGCGCCACGAAGCATGTCCTGGAGAGGGTGCTCAGGGAGGGCGAGAGCGCGGTCACCGCGATCGCCGTGTCGCCCGAGGACCGCGTCGTGTACGTCGGTTCGTCCGATGGCTTGGTCACCTACTGGTACTGGATCGACGGCGAGGCGAGATACGGCGGCGTGCTCAAGGGACACAAGATGGCGGTCATGTGCCTCGCGGTGGCCGGCAACGTCGTCGTGAGCGGCTCGGCCGACCGGACGCTCTGCGTGTGGCGGCGCGACGGGGCAGAGCACGTCAGTCTAGCCGTGCTGGCCGGGCACACCGGACCGGTGAAGTGCGTCGCCGTGGACGAGGAGGAGCCGACCGGTTCGCGTGGAGATCGGCGGTTCGTGGTGTACAGCGGAAGCCTGGACGGGTCGGTCAAGGTGTGGCGCCTGTCTGACGCGGAGGCGCCGGTGACAGAGCAGACACATGCAGCACCGCCGCAGCCATTGCCCGTGTGGAGAGGCCAGCCGGCAGCTCCGGCGGCGTATGCGGGAGCGTGGGCGGCGTACCAGACGCCGGAGCTCAAGCGCGTGGAAGCTGCGTGA